From the Octadecabacter antarcticus 307 genome, one window contains:
- the ilvD gene encoding dihydroxy-acid dehydratase: MTRKATDKTNLPSRHVTEGPSRAPHRSYFYAMDLTEEQINQPFVGVATCWNEAAPCNISLNWQARSVKRGVKEASGTPREFTTITVTDGLAMGHEGMRSSLASRDAIADTVELTMRGHCYDAIVGLAGCDKSLPGMMMAMVRLNTPSVFMYGGSILPGRHEGKDITVQDMFEAVGKYQAGQMTDAELAVMERVACPSAGACGGQFTANTMACVSEAIGLALLNSSGMPAPYEDRAQYGEASGQAVMNLIAKNIRARDVVTRKSLENAARVVACTGGSTNAGLHLPAIAHEAGIDFNLFDVCDIFRDTPYFVDLKPGGQYVAKDMFEVGGVPVVMKELRKAGLWHDDCMTASGKVIGEELDMIKGEADGKVIYPVENPITKTGGVVGLKGNLAPDGAIVKVAGMSDDEQVFTGPARVFESEEDAFSAVKARCYKEGEVLVIRNEGPSGGPGMREMLATTAALSGQGMGKKVALITDGRFSGATRGFCVGHVGPEAAHGGPIGMLKDGDMITMNAVSGELSVDLTDAELAQRKADWVGPKETIYASGALWKYAQLVGGALNGAVTHPGAKHERHIYMDL; the protein is encoded by the coding sequence ATGACCCGCAAAGCAACCGACAAGACGAACCTGCCCAGCCGCCATGTCACAGAAGGCCCGTCGCGCGCGCCGCATCGGTCGTATTTCTACGCGATGGACCTGACCGAAGAGCAGATTAATCAACCATTTGTCGGCGTGGCCACCTGCTGGAACGAAGCAGCGCCTTGTAACATTTCACTGAACTGGCAGGCCCGATCGGTCAAACGTGGTGTCAAAGAAGCAAGCGGTACGCCGCGCGAATTTACCACCATCACCGTCACCGATGGCCTTGCGATGGGCCACGAGGGCATGCGGTCGTCGTTGGCATCGCGCGATGCGATTGCGGACACGGTTGAATTGACGATGCGCGGCCATTGCTATGATGCGATTGTCGGTCTGGCGGGCTGCGACAAATCCCTGCCGGGGATGATGATGGCCATGGTGCGTCTGAACACGCCGAGTGTTTTCATGTATGGTGGGTCGATCCTGCCGGGTCGCCACGAAGGCAAAGACATTACCGTTCAGGATATGTTTGAGGCTGTTGGCAAATACCAAGCGGGTCAAATGACAGACGCTGAATTGGCTGTGATGGAACGGGTTGCATGCCCGTCTGCGGGTGCCTGCGGTGGTCAGTTTACGGCCAACACGATGGCTTGCGTTTCTGAGGCGATCGGCCTCGCGCTTTTGAATTCATCCGGCATGCCCGCGCCCTATGAAGACCGGGCGCAATACGGTGAGGCGTCGGGCCAAGCGGTTATGAACCTGATCGCAAAGAACATCCGCGCCCGCGATGTGGTGACGCGCAAGTCGCTGGAAAATGCGGCACGTGTCGTCGCCTGTACAGGTGGGTCGACCAATGCTGGCCTACACCTGCCTGCAATTGCACATGAAGCGGGCATCGATTTCAACCTGTTCGACGTTTGTGACATTTTCAGAGACACGCCGTATTTTGTCGATCTTAAGCCGGGTGGTCAGTACGTGGCAAAAGACATGTTTGAGGTCGGCGGTGTGCCTGTCGTGATGAAAGAATTGCGCAAAGCGGGCCTGTGGCATGACGATTGCATGACGGCCAGTGGCAAAGTCATCGGCGAAGAATTGGACATGATTAAGGGTGAGGCTGATGGCAAAGTTATTTACCCCGTTGAGAACCCGATCACCAAAACTGGCGGTGTTGTTGGATTGAAGGGTAATCTTGCCCCTGATGGTGCCATCGTGAAGGTCGCTGGCATGTCTGACGACGAACAGGTCTTTACCGGTCCTGCGCGGGTGTTCGAATCAGAAGAGGACGCTTTTTCGGCTGTGAAGGCGCGCTGCTATAAAGAAGGTGAAGTGCTGGTTATCCGCAACGAAGGGCCGTCCGGTGGCCCGGGAATGCGTGAAATGCTGGCGACAACGGCGGCGCTGTCCGGTCAGGGCATGGGCAAGAAGGTCGCGCTGATCACTGATGGTCGTTTTAGTGGCGCAACGCGGGGCTTTTGCGTTGGCCACGTCGGGCCTGAGGCCGCACATGGTGGCCCGATTGGTATGCTGAAAGACGGTGACATGATCACGATGAACGCGGTGAGCGGGGAACTATCGGTCGATCTGACAGATGCAGAACTGGCGCAACGCAAGGCGGATTGGGTTGGCCCGAAAGAGACGATTTATGCGTCGGGCGCGCTGTGGAAGTACGCGCAACTGGTTGGTGGCGCGCTGAATGGCGCAGTCACGCACCCTGGCGCGAAACATGAACGCCACATCTATATGGATCTGTAA